In Nitrospira sp., one genomic interval encodes:
- a CDS encoding CHASE3 domain-containing protein, whose translation MKVSVRPIGLLLAVAAALALSYLGHTVLFEQWRMQQERQLQRAKLLEEVLRLQRVVMDVETNFRGYLLAEQPSYLEPINQAEARLESGIDRLTLLTVESPGLQPGIRVLAARLREFVDSKRKLAALVGTDQQEQVRLYVRGGSGRALFLTIEKAIGDFEMRIERELPAEPLTYDAWIGRARWQLLLLELLAVGVAVSCTRALGLVRRPLVERSARVQV comes from the coding sequence ATGAAGGTTTCCGTTCGACCCATCGGGTTGCTTCTCGCCGTTGCGGCTGCGCTCGCGCTGTCCTATCTTGGCCATACCGTATTGTTCGAGCAGTGGCGCATGCAGCAGGAGCGTCAACTCCAGCGCGCCAAGCTCCTCGAGGAGGTCTTGCGCCTGCAGCGCGTGGTTATGGACGTGGAAACCAACTTTCGCGGGTATCTCCTCGCCGAGCAACCCTCCTACCTCGAACCGATCAATCAGGCCGAAGCCAGGCTGGAATCGGGGATCGACCGGTTGACCCTCCTCACCGTCGAATCCCCCGGTTTGCAACCGGGAATCCGCGTCCTCGCGGCACGGTTGCGCGAATTCGTCGACAGCAAGAGGAAGCTGGCGGCTTTGGTCGGAACCGACCAGCAGGAACAGGTTCGCCTGTATGTGCGCGGCGGGAGCGGTCGGGCGTTGTTTCTCACGATCGAAAAGGCGATCGGTGATTTCGAAATGCGCATCGAGCGCGAGCTGCCGGCCGAACCGTTGACGTACGACGCCTGGATCGGTCGAGCCCGCTGGCAACTGTTGCTGCTGGAACTGCTGGCCGTGGGCGTCGCGGTGTCCTGCACCAGGGCGTTGGGCCTCGTGAGGAGGCCGTTGGTCGAGCGGAGCGCCCGCGTTCAGGTCTGA
- a CDS encoding DUF488 family protein, producing MIRLKRAYSTPSPQDGLRLLVDRLWPRGCRKEALRLDGWRKDLAPSAALRTWFGHDPAKWDEFRRRYQLELDRSEQRDAIAALAQLARTTTITLVFGAADPDHNHAVVLKDVLEEAQKRLGRKNRPRN from the coding sequence ATGATCCGGCTCAAACGCGCCTACAGCACACCGAGCCCCCAAGATGGACTCCGCCTCCTCGTGGATCGACTGTGGCCGAGAGGATGCCGCAAGGAAGCCCTGCGCTTGGATGGGTGGCGAAAGGATCTCGCTCCATCTGCTGCACTCAGAACATGGTTCGGACATGACCCTGCCAAATGGGACGAGTTTCGTCGACGCTATCAGCTGGAACTCGACCGTTCCGAGCAACGCGACGCCATCGCGGCGTTGGCCCAACTTGCTCGAACCACCACTATCACACTGGTCTTCGGTGCAGCAGACCCCGACCACAACCATGCCGTAGTCTTGAAGGACGTACTGGAAGAAGCGCAGAAGCGCTTAGGAAGGAAGAACCGACCGAGGAATTAG
- a CDS encoding response regulator produces MEGYGKRVLVAENEESVCRLITTVLEQAGYCVHAVADGVQALSELRKRRFDVVVADWHMPRLDGEQFLLLCRMLWPQTPTVLLSAGLTDLPILLRMQGACALLPKPFNPPSLLQVMQVALGSACTCQPADSMALESQ; encoded by the coding sequence ATGGAGGGATACGGAAAACGCGTCTTGGTGGCCGAGAATGAGGAGAGCGTGTGTCGTCTGATCACCACTGTGCTTGAACAGGCGGGGTACTGCGTGCACGCGGTGGCCGATGGGGTTCAGGCGCTTTCCGAACTGCGTAAGCGACGGTTCGATGTCGTCGTGGCCGATTGGCACATGCCTCGGCTCGACGGAGAGCAGTTCCTGCTCCTGTGCCGCATGCTCTGGCCCCAGACCCCTACTGTCCTGCTGTCTGCTGGCCTGACCGACTTGCCTATCCTGTTGCGCATGCAAGGGGCCTGTGCCCTCTTGCCGAAACCCTTCAACCCCCCAAGCCTCCTTCAAGTGATGCAGGTTGCGCTGGGCTCGGCCTGTACGTGTCAGCCTGCCGACTCGATGGCGTTGGAGTCGCAATGA
- a CDS encoding cobalamin B12-binding domain-containing protein yields MKVLVVRPDLLMYPKVHLGAGSVEGAALVEAVRQHGHEARLTDLHVDTSQDYIKLLEAMAPDVVGFCCHCSVHASEIQSLASFTKARVPHVAVFVNGWGALCVAGELLRHGKEGIDYVVSEAVAVGPLLRALEQHRQVASAPPSDFRRFA; encoded by the coding sequence ATGAAGGTTCTGGTGGTTCGTCCCGATCTCTTGATGTATCCCAAGGTTCATCTCGGCGCGGGATCGGTTGAGGGGGCGGCGCTTGTGGAGGCGGTCCGACAGCATGGTCATGAGGCACGTCTCACGGATCTTCACGTTGATACCAGCCAGGACTATATCAAGCTGCTCGAAGCCATGGCGCCGGATGTGGTGGGATTCTGTTGTCACTGTTCGGTTCACGCTTCGGAGATCCAATCGCTGGCCTCATTCACCAAAGCTCGCGTGCCGCATGTGGCCGTTTTTGTGAACGGGTGGGGGGCGTTGTGTGTTGCTGGGGAGTTGCTGCGGCATGGCAAGGAAGGGATCGATTATGTGGTGAGCGAGGCGGTGGCGGTCGGGCCCCTCTTGAGGGCACTTGAGCAGCATCGGCAGGTGGCGTCGGCACCGCCCTCCGACTTTCGGCGTTTTGCGTGA
- a CDS encoding DUF2934 domain-containing protein: MKKKPLTTKSRSRPSKKSAPPPTGVNGPGPVQDLEIRIAARAYELYQQRGCLDGYHLHDWLQAEREILGENSQLDKSSARI, from the coding sequence ATGAAGAAAAAACCGCTGACGACCAAGAGCAGGTCACGTCCATCGAAGAAATCCGCACCCCCACCCACAGGCGTCAACGGTCCGGGACCGGTGCAGGACCTTGAAATCCGCATCGCGGCACGGGCGTATGAACTGTACCAGCAACGTGGATGCTTGGACGGGTACCACTTACACGATTGGTTGCAAGCGGAGCGAGAGATCCTTGGCGAGAACAGCCAATTAGACAAGTCTTCGGCTCGCATTTGA
- a CDS encoding M3 family oligoendopeptidase, with product MAVVRTSASAARTRRSSASREYADRWELSDLVADPVARFDQYLKDLTANVVRFESARKDLTATMPEHAFLDLLTLSETIAAESSRLSAYAYLWFSEDTKQLPARSFKAKVEEQLTALQNRLLFFDLWWQGVDQGNAERLMANSGDFRYHLETIRRFKPHTLSEPEEQVINVKNITGRSAVQQLYDVVTNGFTFTLRVGGKKKTMNREALSAFVRNPKPAMREAAYHELYRVYEDQQDLLGEIYKTLVSDWKAENLQLRHFATPLASRNLSNDIPDQAVGALLSVCMHNAPLFQRYFKLKARLCGIKRMNRYHIYAPHRAEQKTYRYPDAVRMVLDAYQAFSPRLAELAQRVFADRHIDARTKPGKMGGAYCYSVVPALTPYVMLNFTGEARDIATMAHELGHAIHGMMAEQHNVFTFHSTLPLAETASVFGERILSDALMASETNKAVKQSLLVNQLDDIYATVMRQAYFVAFERTAHDMVAQGATTLDLAKTYLAMLRQQFGKAVPVSPEFQWEWLTIPHLYASPFYCYAYSFGNLLVLALYRMYQEQGQAFVPKYVNLLAAGGSKAPQAILAEVGVDMNDAAFWQSGFDAIAGMVDQLERTMP from the coding sequence ATGGCCGTTGTGCGCACGTCCGCTTCCGCTGCCCGAACACGCCGCAGTTCTGCGTCCCGTGAATATGCCGACCGGTGGGAATTGTCTGATCTGGTCGCCGACCCGGTGGCCCGGTTCGACCAATACCTGAAAGACCTGACCGCCAACGTCGTCCGCTTCGAGTCGGCCCGCAAGGACCTGACCGCCACCATGCCGGAACATGCCTTTCTGGATCTCCTGACCCTGTCGGAAACCATCGCCGCCGAATCTTCCCGGCTCAGCGCCTATGCCTACCTCTGGTTTTCGGAAGACACGAAACAGCTCCCGGCCCGTTCGTTCAAGGCCAAGGTCGAGGAGCAGCTGACGGCTCTCCAGAATCGCTTGTTGTTCTTTGACCTGTGGTGGCAGGGGGTGGACCAAGGGAATGCCGAGCGGCTGATGGCCAATAGCGGGGACTTTCGGTACCACCTGGAAACCATCCGCCGGTTCAAACCCCATACGCTGTCCGAACCGGAAGAGCAGGTCATCAACGTCAAGAACATCACCGGCCGAAGCGCCGTTCAGCAGCTCTACGACGTCGTCACCAACGGCTTCACGTTCACGCTTCGTGTCGGGGGCAAAAAGAAAACCATGAACCGCGAGGCCCTCTCCGCCTTCGTCCGCAACCCCAAACCGGCGATGCGCGAAGCGGCCTACCACGAACTCTATCGCGTCTATGAGGACCAGCAGGATCTGCTGGGAGAAATCTACAAGACCTTGGTGAGCGACTGGAAGGCCGAGAACCTCCAGCTACGGCACTTTGCGACGCCTTTGGCCAGCCGAAATCTGAGCAATGACATACCCGATCAGGCTGTGGGGGCCCTCCTCTCCGTGTGCATGCACAATGCGCCGTTATTCCAGCGGTACTTCAAGCTGAAGGCCCGCTTGTGCGGTATCAAGCGGATGAATCGTTACCACATCTACGCCCCCCACCGAGCCGAACAGAAAACCTACCGGTATCCCGACGCGGTCCGCATGGTGCTTGATGCCTACCAGGCCTTTTCACCGCGTCTGGCCGAGTTGGCCCAACGTGTCTTCGCCGACCGCCACATCGACGCCCGCACGAAACCCGGCAAAATGGGCGGCGCCTACTGTTACAGCGTCGTCCCCGCGCTGACGCCCTACGTCATGTTGAATTTCACCGGCGAAGCCCGCGACATCGCCACCATGGCCCATGAGCTGGGCCATGCCATTCACGGCATGATGGCCGAGCAGCACAACGTCTTTACCTTCCACTCGACCCTGCCGCTGGCGGAAACCGCCTCGGTCTTCGGCGAACGCATCCTCTCGGACGCCCTGATGGCCTCGGAAACGAACAAGGCCGTGAAACAAAGTCTGCTCGTCAACCAACTGGACGACATCTACGCGACGGTCATGCGGCAGGCGTACTTCGTTGCGTTCGAGCGGACCGCCCACGACATGGTCGCCCAGGGCGCGACGACGCTGGATCTCGCCAAGACCTATCTCGCGATGCTACGGCAGCAATTCGGGAAAGCGGTCCCCGTTTCACCTGAATTCCAGTGGGAGTGGCTGACCATTCCCCACCTCTACGCGAGTCCCTTTTATTGCTACGCCTACAGCTTCGGCAACCTGTTGGTATTGGCCCTCTATCGGATGTACCAGGAACAAGGACAGGCCTTCGTGCCAAAGTATGTAAACCTGCTGGCCGCAGGCGGCTCAAAGGCGCCGCAGGCCATTCTCGCGGAGGTGGGCGTCGATATGAACGACGCGGCCTTCTGGCAATCCGGCTTCGACGCGATTGCGGGCATGGTGGATCAGCTGGAACGGACGATGCCGTAA
- a CDS encoding tetratricopeptide repeat protein, translating to MVRSTLAALTRQESPMPNPRIEPLKKVLAIDPNDDVAWFGLGKAYMDDAAWQEAADALRSCITVKPTYSAAYYALAQSLLKLGRMDECRQVADQGIDVSRANGDAMVTKNLELLKGSLPA from the coding sequence ATGGTACGGTCCACGCTCGCCGCGCTCACGAGACAGGAGAGCCCCATGCCGAATCCTCGCATCGAACCGCTGAAAAAAGTCCTGGCGATTGATCCGAACGACGACGTAGCCTGGTTCGGGCTGGGGAAAGCCTACATGGACGATGCCGCTTGGCAGGAGGCGGCAGACGCATTGCGGAGCTGCATCACCGTGAAGCCGACCTACTCAGCGGCCTATTACGCGCTGGCGCAGTCGCTGCTCAAGCTGGGTAGGATGGACGAATGCCGACAAGTTGCCGATCAGGGGATTGACGTGTCTCGGGCGAACGGCGACGCGATGGTCACCAAAAATTTGGAGCTGCTCAAGGGGTCCCTGCCGGCCTAA